From Chryseobacterium shandongense, the proteins below share one genomic window:
- a CDS encoding helix-turn-helix domain-containing protein has protein sequence MKICGQNIRKIRRSKDLTQEYMAFEMGISQKAYSDIENSKVKINLEILTKISDILGIKPSEICSISDKCGTNDYEEKYNGLLEYMKKKGISIPDDFQ, from the coding sequence ATGAAAATATGTGGTCAAAATATCAGGAAAATCCGCAGGAGTAAGGATTTAACACAGGAATATATGGCTTTTGAAATGGGAATATCACAAAAAGCGTATTCAGATATTGAAAATTCAAAAGTAAAAATCAATCTTGAAATTCTTACGAAAATCTCTGATATTTTAGGAATTAAACCTTCCGAAATTTGCAGTATTTCCGATAAATGCGGAACCAACGATTACGAAGAAAAATATAACGGACTGCTGGAATACATGAAGAAAAAAGGAATATCCATCCCGGATGATTTTCAGTAA
- a CDS encoding ThiF family adenylyltransferase produces the protein MLQWFKKHPEFLRRESNALANDSNYKELFQYRDNLFISHGNIVVRANGLHRFPILVLYSDATPYRLPMIFPLERQLSQEEIVNLSKLQLSEALENIKSFTKFYYNLRHQNSSGELCTLEREDLDKPINIYGISTILQRVTDWHIGHITGEYPPDSEDVNFIAHFNHISSNLKFFYSEQFLDLSLTEGDCYANLFKFIPQDPIFTENKYIYFGCFIDGKKNGIFTQIDVDLTRFGIKDIKTSLDLYSKNSTVEGFLKDKILLKASWFHINSEPAPFGTIEELITIIGNGEYQHGLIRLSQSIHNFKSLDEYFYLGLRFPNRKGIYEFQLFKVLKKELSEGYVIEQTDNTQKIKEIFDCYNKIEAIQSEKLTEESFHQRNSKRADYDILKDASINIFGVGALGSEIADCTTKAGIGDIMLVDNQVMHAHNSVRHLAGMEYIGIPKVIAVWQILNSHNPFIKISPFTGDLYQLDPENLKDDSITICSIADDNVEGFINQQLVLSNKPAFYVRALRGGKTARIFRVIPEKDACFHCLSLYRNENEYFIEIPEDAEYPTLKNECNNPIRPASAADLKLIASIASRFIIEHLQSGESENNHWVWSTDTIDGTVINSNSIYSQYIPPHKDCVYCNYKQKIQVTISEDCISFMQDLIRENPTIETGGVMAGIKDEKGNIVITHVSGPGPKAVMSSTKFEKDIEFCQNFLDEIYQNSNQTTTYVGEWHSHPSTNNHPSETDVKSLTEIAIEKNYLTDCPVMIIFSNQGNPSCTLHPADTPYYFSDLEMK, from the coding sequence ATGTTACAGTGGTTTAAAAAACATCCAGAGTTTTTACGCAGAGAAAGTAATGCTTTGGCAAATGATAGTAATTACAAGGAACTTTTTCAATATCGTGATAATCTATTTATCTCTCATGGCAATATTGTTGTGAGAGCAAATGGCTTACATCGGTTTCCAATCTTAGTCTTGTATTCGGATGCAACCCCTTATCGATTACCAATGATTTTCCCATTGGAAAGACAATTATCACAAGAAGAAATTGTTAATCTATCAAAGTTACAGCTTTCTGAAGCTCTTGAAAATATTAAATCTTTCACAAAATTTTATTATAATCTTCGACATCAGAATAGCTCGGGGGAATTATGTACATTAGAAAGGGAGGATTTGGATAAACCAATAAATATTTATGGAATTTCAACAATACTTCAACGTGTTACAGATTGGCACATAGGACATATTACTGGAGAATATCCTCCTGATAGTGAAGATGTCAATTTCATTGCTCATTTTAATCATATCAGCTCAAATTTAAAATTTTTCTACTCTGAACAATTTTTGGATTTATCCTTAACAGAAGGTGATTGTTATGCTAACCTTTTTAAATTTATTCCACAAGACCCAATTTTCACTGAAAACAAGTACATATATTTCGGTTGTTTTATTGATGGTAAGAAAAATGGAATTTTTACACAAATCGATGTTGACCTTACCCGATTTGGAATAAAAGATATTAAAACCTCTCTCGATTTATACTCTAAAAACAGTACCGTTGAAGGATTTTTAAAAGATAAAATTCTACTAAAAGCATCTTGGTTTCATATAAACTCAGAACCCGCTCCTTTTGGTACAATTGAAGAGCTTATAACTATTATTGGTAATGGAGAGTATCAGCATGGGCTAATTAGGTTATCCCAGTCGATTCATAATTTTAAGAGCTTGGATGAATATTTCTATTTAGGATTAAGATTTCCAAACAGAAAAGGTATTTACGAATTTCAACTTTTTAAAGTTTTAAAAAAAGAATTGTCGGAAGGATATGTAATCGAGCAAACTGATAATACACAAAAAATAAAAGAAATTTTTGATTGTTACAATAAGATTGAAGCAATTCAATCTGAAAAACTAACAGAAGAATCATTTCATCAACGAAATAGCAAAAGAGCTGATTATGATATTTTAAAAGATGCATCAATTAATATTTTTGGAGTAGGAGCATTAGGAAGCGAGATTGCTGATTGTACGACTAAGGCGGGTATTGGAGATATTATGCTTGTAGATAACCAAGTTATGCATGCACATAATTCTGTAAGACATTTGGCTGGTATGGAATATATTGGTATTCCCAAGGTAATAGCGGTATGGCAAATACTTAATAGTCACAATCCTTTTATAAAAATATCACCATTTACTGGTGATTTATATCAGCTAGATCCAGAAAATTTGAAAGATGATTCTATTACAATCTGTTCAATTGCTGATGATAATGTTGAAGGATTTATTAATCAACAGTTGGTTTTATCAAATAAGCCTGCATTTTATGTTAGAGCTTTAAGGGGTGGGAAAACTGCTCGAATTTTCAGAGTAATCCCTGAAAAAGACGCTTGCTTCCATTGTTTAAGTCTTTACAGAAATGAAAATGAATATTTCATTGAGATTCCTGAAGATGCGGAATATCCTACACTAAAAAATGAATGTAATAATCCTATCAGACCCGCAAGTGCCGCAGATTTAAAACTAATTGCTTCAATAGCTTCAAGATTTATCATTGAACATCTCCAAAGTGGAGAATCGGAAAATAATCATTGGGTTTGGTCAACCGATACAATTGATGGAACTGTTATAAATTCTAACAGTATATATAGTCAATACATTCCACCACATAAGGATTGTGTTTATTGTAATTATAAGCAAAAAATACAGGTTACAATAAGTGAAGATTGCATCTCATTCATGCAAGACTTAATCCGTGAAAATCCAACCATAGAAACAGGCGGAGTTATGGCAGGAATTAAAGATGAAAAAGGTAATATAGTCATTACTCATGTTTCAGGTCCAGGACCAAAAGCAGTAATGTCATCAACCAAGTTTGAAAAGGATATTGAATTTTGTCAGAACTTTTTAGATGAAATTTATCAGAACTCCAATCAAACTACAACTTATGTTGGTGAGTGGCATTCCCATCCTTCAACGAATAACCACCCAAGTGAAACAGATGTAAAAAGTCTTACGGAAATTGCTATTGAAAAAAATTACTTGACAGATTGTCCCGTTATGATTATCTTCTCAAATCAAGGAAATCCGTCTTGTACTCTACATCCAGCAGATACACCATATTATTTTTCTGATTTGGAAATGAAATAA
- a CDS encoding ComEC/Rec2 family competence protein: MTIAEKIIKPTQAGIFRTIFLYTGQGEATLMVIPTGQGVDDYMYVLVDSDKDNEENEIDLVYLFKELFSNGGKLSTFINTHPHNDHIGGIKEIYDEIGFAEVWHSNHKAGGKHKEKYEVFTEVLKKVGKNNEYFLLGTNELNKIRTSDNVPTTKKLGLIDFQVISPAQYLCEDIQEGDADERNKRIHEQCGVIKFIYGTNPKSILMTGDSDKEAWKEHITEYHKDSLPADVLSASHHGSRTFFKNGKDDKDVYETHIEYIKPSYLIISAPKQSESPHEHPHDDAMELYKKHIDEDGILHLGANIESVIVDIDSYGNITVKTDKELIEKYGISENGGENGKNDASKNVYIGVQTSRIDNKPMG, encoded by the coding sequence ATGACTATAGCAGAAAAAATTATCAAACCAACTCAAGCAGGTATTTTCAGAACTATCTTTTTATACACAGGACAAGGTGAAGCAACGTTAATGGTAATTCCGACAGGTCAAGGTGTAGATGATTATATGTATGTTTTAGTAGATTCTGATAAGGATAATGAGGAAAATGAAATCGATTTAGTTTACTTATTTAAAGAACTATTCAGCAACGGGGGTAAACTATCAACTTTTATCAACACTCATCCACATAATGACCACATAGGTGGAATCAAAGAAATATATGATGAAATCGGATTTGCCGAAGTTTGGCATTCAAACCATAAAGCAGGTGGAAAGCATAAAGAAAAATATGAAGTTTTTACTGAAGTTTTAAAAAAAGTAGGAAAGAACAATGAATATTTTTTATTAGGAACTAATGAGCTTAACAAAATCAGAACATCTGATAATGTACCAACTACAAAAAAGCTTGGTCTAATTGATTTTCAAGTTATATCTCCTGCACAATATTTATGCGAGGATATTCAAGAGGGTGATGCAGATGAAAGAAATAAGAGAATTCACGAGCAATGTGGTGTGATAAAATTTATTTATGGAACGAATCCAAAAAGTATTTTAATGACTGGTGATTCTGATAAGGAAGCATGGAAAGAGCACATAACAGAATATCATAAAGATAGTTTACCTGCTGACGTACTAAGTGCAAGCCACCATGGTTCCCGAACATTTTTTAAAAATGGAAAAGATGATAAGGATGTTTATGAAACACATATTGAATATATAAAACCGTCTTACCTAATAATAAGTGCTCCCAAGCAGAGTGAAAGTCCACATGAACATCCACATGACGATGCTATGGAACTATATAAGAAGCATATTGACGAGGATGGTATTTTACATCTTGGTGCTAACATTGAATCGGTAATCGTAGACATTGACTCTTATGGTAACATAACTGTTAAAACTGATAAAGAATTAATTGAAAAATACGGTATATCTGAGAATGGAGGTGAAAATGGAAAAAATGATGCATCCAAAAATGTTTACATCGGAGTACAAACATCAAGGATTGATAATAAACCTATGGGGTAA
- a CDS encoding ComEC/Rec2 family competence protein: protein MKINALEIDFLAVGSNSKSGDAIAIRFGNCTNNRWNEQTIFVVDGGDKSAGEAMINHVQNIYKSDKIDRVILTHPDGDHASGLRTVVENMKIGKIWMHCPWNHWKELKPFCTDGRITTNSFGERLRRAYDYADQIENIAQEKGIEIFAPHQGAYFHQGDNVSLVKVLGPGKEFYLSLIQESDKTPRMLNESVSKTFSLDKVTKYETMDINTENLSDVSESTSSENNMSLILYITIAGKKILLTGDSGCDALYKAIYYAKNNNIDLRDLNLLQIPHHGSRHNLSQNILSQLYAPIGIISCAVNGEPNHPSPIVVNALIRRGINPYTTKGNGILYHVNTPQRSGWGSIEPSTFNPFVKV from the coding sequence ATGAAAATTAACGCACTTGAAATAGATTTCTTGGCGGTGGGATCGAATTCTAAAAGTGGAGATGCGATTGCAATCCGTTTTGGTAATTGCACTAATAATAGGTGGAACGAACAAACAATTTTTGTCGTGGATGGAGGTGATAAATCTGCTGGAGAGGCTATGATAAATCATGTCCAAAACATCTATAAATCTGATAAGATAGATCGAGTAATCTTAACCCATCCTGACGGTGATCACGCATCAGGATTACGGACAGTAGTAGAAAATATGAAGATTGGAAAGATTTGGATGCATTGTCCATGGAATCATTGGAAAGAATTGAAACCATTTTGCACCGATGGACGAATCACAACTAATAGCTTTGGTGAAAGATTAAGGAGGGCTTACGATTATGCTGATCAAATAGAAAATATTGCGCAAGAGAAAGGTATTGAAATCTTTGCCCCACATCAAGGCGCATATTTTCATCAAGGTGATAATGTTAGTTTAGTTAAAGTGCTTGGACCAGGGAAAGAATTTTATTTAAGCTTAATACAAGAATCTGATAAAACTCCCAGAATGTTGAATGAATCTGTTTCAAAAACCTTTTCATTAGATAAGGTAACAAAATATGAAACAATGGACATTAATACAGAAAATTTAAGTGATGTATCCGAATCTACATCTTCAGAAAATAATATGAGTCTGATTCTTTATATTACAATAGCTGGTAAAAAAATTCTATTAACCGGCGATAGCGGATGTGATGCACTTTACAAAGCTATCTACTATGCTAAAAATAACAATATTGATTTAAGAGATTTAAACCTTTTACAAATTCCTCACCATGGTAGTCGCCATAACTTATCGCAAAATATATTGTCTCAACTGTATGCACCTATAGGAATTATTTCATGTGCCGTAAACGGAGAACCTAATCATCCTTCACCAATAGTTGTTAATGCATTAATCAGAAGAGGTATAAATCCATATACAACTAAAGGAAATGGAATATTATATCATGTTAACACTCCACAGCGTAGCGGTTGGGGTAGTATTGAGCCTAGTACTTTTAATCCATTTGTGAAAGTTTAG
- a CDS encoding ComEC/Rec2 family competence protein → MSRIHFLNVLEGDCNIIEHDSGRKTVIDISNAYNDYDTEEEIAVKNSQRRKDMYERTKVPSDKKDYKQKRIPDNPIQYLKKLKINQIFRFVVTHPDMDHLDGIKDLFTDFSILNMWDTDNKKEISDKASSGGYNMDDWKFYKSIRDGKIKPTKRLTYYSGDSNLYYNEDYIEIISPNSQILKFCNQNENWNDSSYVILYTPPKKNGKHWKILFAGDSEDLTWEHILANYSEKVKDVDILFAPHHGRDSGRNYDFLKIVNPKTTLFGNASSKHLAYNKYNSSVKITNNQAGYVVLDISIDSLKIYVKNLEFARDFRHKRSWEGEPSFNGSVDAYFLCQYNAK, encoded by the coding sequence ATGTCAAGAATTCATTTTTTAAACGTATTAGAGGGAGATTGTAATATTATTGAACATGATTCAGGTCGAAAGACGGTGATTGATATTAGTAATGCATACAATGACTATGACACAGAAGAAGAAATAGCTGTAAAAAATTCTCAAAGGAGAAAAGATATGTATGAAAGGACCAAAGTTCCATCAGACAAAAAAGATTACAAGCAAAAAAGGATTCCTGATAATCCAATTCAATACTTAAAAAAATTAAAAATTAATCAAATTTTCAGATTTGTTGTTACACATCCTGACATGGATCATCTTGATGGTATAAAAGATTTATTTACTGACTTTTCTATCTTAAATATGTGGGACACAGATAATAAAAAAGAGATCTCAGATAAAGCTAGTTCTGGAGGGTATAATATGGATGATTGGAAATTTTACAAATCTATTAGAGATGGCAAAATCAAACCAACTAAAAGATTAACATATTATTCTGGAGATTCGAATTTATATTATAATGAAGATTACATTGAAATTATATCTCCAAATTCTCAAATTTTGAAGTTTTGTAATCAAAATGAGAATTGGAATGACTCTTCTTACGTTATACTATACACGCCTCCCAAAAAAAATGGAAAACATTGGAAAATACTCTTTGCTGGGGATAGTGAAGATTTAACTTGGGAACATATTTTAGCGAATTATTCCGAAAAAGTAAAAGATGTCGATATATTATTTGCTCCGCATCATGGTAGAGATTCTGGTCGTAATTACGACTTTTTAAAAATTGTAAATCCAAAAACTACACTTTTTGGAAACGCTAGTTCTAAACATCTTGCTTACAATAAGTATAACAGTAGTGTAAAAATAACGAATAATCAAGCTGGATATGTCGTCTTAGATATTAGTATTGATTCTCTTAAGATTTACGTAAAAAATTTAGAGTTTGCTAGAGATTTTAGACATAAAAGAAGTTGGGAAGGTGAGCCATCATTCAATGGAAGTGTCGACGCATATTTCCTTTGTCAGTATAATGCAAAATAA
- a CDS encoding NUMOD4 domain-containing protein: MKLPTEIEDNYINTVLSNLSLKDLPHEQWERIEGFENYAISNYGRVKSLERMVPSPHGGEQKLRDKIIRPQVFRYFNKHLKAYFYNVRCNLCLEGKVYGRSTARLVYYHFVEKFDMDDLSFRISFKDENRFNVHFSNLGKITAIELRNKVLNTGRGKKGNYQQAVSQYTVNGDFVASYENIYEAGNKLGIHHTYILAVINKKRTTAGTFRWFAKDYKPTKKDFIPHVKSTSKNIFNTSLWKKIGEPPVDQSNPPACLNLSLENLPGERWKPIPDLEKYFAISNKGRIKRLDTWTENKNKTFWEERIISLFLEPYSDTNYYLYANLSHKGKRFNIRLNKYLYYCFVKKFDLNDRSIIIINKNKPSWNLDISNLELCFAADHLNKIKDTTLNYLH; this comes from the coding sequence ATGAAGCTGCCCACCGAAATAGAAGATAATTATATTAATACAGTCCTTTCCAATCTTTCCTTAAAAGATCTTCCACACGAGCAGTGGGAGCGTATCGAAGGATTTGAGAATTATGCAATTTCGAATTATGGAAGGGTAAAAAGCTTAGAACGAATGGTTCCATCTCCCCATGGAGGAGAACAAAAGCTACGGGATAAGATTATAAGACCTCAGGTATTCAGATATTTCAATAAGCATCTAAAGGCTTATTTTTATAACGTGAGATGTAATCTCTGTCTCGAAGGAAAAGTTTATGGCAGATCAACGGCCCGTTTGGTTTATTACCACTTTGTTGAAAAATTTGATATGGATGATCTTTCATTCCGAATCTCGTTTAAAGATGAAAATCGCTTCAATGTACATTTTAGTAATCTCGGAAAGATCACAGCTATCGAGCTTAGGAATAAAGTACTTAATACAGGCAGGGGAAAGAAAGGAAATTATCAGCAGGCCGTAAGCCAATATACAGTTAATGGCGATTTTGTGGCAAGTTATGAAAATATTTATGAGGCAGGTAATAAGTTAGGGATCCACCATACTTATATATTAGCGGTTATCAATAAAAAAAGAACTACTGCAGGAACATTCCGGTGGTTTGCAAAGGATTATAAACCCACTAAAAAAGATTTTATACCGCATGTAAAAAGTACATCGAAAAATATATTTAATACAAGTCTGTGGAAAAAGATCGGAGAACCGCCGGTTGATCAGAGTAACCCTCCGGCATGCCTGAATTTATCTCTGGAGAATCTGCCCGGTGAAAGATGGAAACCGATTCCGGATCTTGAAAAATATTTTGCCATATCTAATAAAGGAAGAATAAAACGGCTGGATACCTGGACTGAGAATAAGAACAAAACTTTTTGGGAGGAGCGTATCATTTCTCTTTTTCTGGAACCCTACTCTGATACAAATTATTATCTATATGCTAATTTAAGTCATAAAGGTAAACGCTTCAACATAAGACTCAATAAATATCTTTATTACTGTTTTGTCAAAAAATTTGATCTCAATGACCGTTCCATTATAATAATCAACAAAAATAAGCCCTCATGGAATCTTGATATTTCAAATCTCGAATTATGCTTTGCAGCTGATCACTTAAATAAAATTAAAGACACCACGCTGAATTATTTACATTAG
- a CDS encoding T9SS type A sorting domain-containing protein has translation MNTIYSGALFLCSVLGVSAQEVVWQKDIKSFTQDFLSQVTTTIDQQYLITGSSIQTGNSMSKAGGKSHLPSANTHQQNNGYDFHLVKLNQQGEEVWEKYFSGQNHDFLSATVNTQDSGFVLAGTSFSSKGLDKKENSKGGSDFWLIRINEFGDELWQKTIGGASDEEARAVIQTTDMGFFVAGNVQNSSKGYGSKDVLVVRLDKNGKELSQLILGGKGLDEVEKMIPTKDGGALLGVYSRSGALTNDKRSLINDGSQNQGSALGANHQPSTINYAKASGNFGEGDYWIIKLNKEGKVEWEKNFGGKGDDHLRTLALTSTGYLIGGESRSERSGNKTVGIEEGTDLWLISLNERGEEIWQKSYNFKNRDVLMGMSVLHASDDKSSKGILLGGYTQAEGRIESDDETFWMLYLDQNGNEQWRKHVKGESRKREERLSDIKLNRDGSIVLAGTSAEDLGKENWKIVKLGDKQIDQLIEKQDIKIYPNPVTDYAYVEIGFDFKEADIVLYDMGGRQLQSLKTKNKVTKINTQNLVQGAYLVTVKTNDNKTVSAKLIKK, from the coding sequence ATGAATACAATCTACTCAGGAGCACTGTTCTTGTGCTCTGTTCTGGGGGTTTCTGCCCAGGAAGTGGTCTGGCAGAAAGACATTAAATCCTTCACGCAGGATTTTCTTTCCCAGGTGACCACTACCATCGACCAGCAGTATTTGATAACCGGCAGTTCTATCCAGACAGGAAACAGCATGTCCAAAGCTGGAGGCAAAAGCCATTTGCCATCAGCCAACACCCATCAGCAAAACAACGGTTACGATTTTCATTTGGTTAAACTGAACCAGCAGGGAGAAGAAGTCTGGGAAAAATATTTCTCGGGACAGAACCACGATTTTCTTTCGGCTACTGTCAATACCCAGGATAGCGGATTCGTTTTAGCAGGAACTTCGTTCAGCTCGAAAGGCTTGGACAAGAAGGAAAATTCCAAAGGCGGAAGTGATTTTTGGCTGATCCGGATCAATGAATTCGGGGATGAATTGTGGCAGAAAACCATTGGCGGAGCTTCCGATGAAGAAGCCAGAGCAGTGATCCAGACGACCGATATGGGATTCTTTGTAGCGGGAAATGTCCAGAATTCTTCAAAAGGTTACGGGTCCAAAGATGTTTTGGTTGTACGACTGGATAAAAACGGAAAGGAATTATCCCAATTGATTTTAGGCGGAAAAGGCCTGGATGAAGTAGAAAAGATGATTCCCACGAAAGATGGCGGTGCTTTACTCGGCGTGTATTCCAGAAGCGGTGCTCTGACTAATGATAAGCGGTCATTGATCAATGATGGCTCTCAGAACCAGGGTTCAGCATTAGGAGCCAATCATCAACCATCAACCATCAATTATGCTAAAGCCAGCGGCAATTTCGGTGAGGGTGATTACTGGATCATCAAGCTGAATAAGGAAGGCAAAGTAGAATGGGAAAAGAATTTCGGAGGGAAAGGCGATGATCATTTAAGAACATTGGCCTTGACATCGACAGGTTATTTAATCGGAGGCGAATCGAGATCGGAAAGATCGGGGAATAAAACCGTGGGTATCGAAGAAGGAACCGATTTATGGCTGATTTCTTTAAACGAAAGAGGGGAAGAGATCTGGCAGAAATCCTACAATTTCAAGAACAGGGATGTGCTGATGGGAATGAGCGTGCTGCATGCATCAGATGATAAATCATCAAAAGGAATTCTCTTAGGCGGTTACACCCAGGCTGAAGGAAGAATTGAGAGTGATGATGAAACGTTCTGGATGCTGTATTTGGATCAGAATGGTAATGAGCAGTGGCGAAAGCATGTAAAAGGAGAATCAAGAAAAAGGGAGGAAAGGCTTTCGGACATTAAGCTGAACCGGGATGGATCGATTGTTTTAGCCGGAACCAGTGCCGAGGACTTGGGCAAAGAAAACTGGAAGATTGTCAAGCTGGGGGATAAGCAGATCGATCAGCTGATTGAAAAGCAGGATATCAAGATTTACCCGAATCCGGTGACAGATTACGCTTATGTCGAAATAGGGTTTGATTTCAAGGAAGCGGATATCGTGCTGTACGATATGGGTGGAAGGCAGCTTCAGAGCTTAAAAACGAAGAATAAAGTCACAAAGATCAATACGCAGAATCTGGTTCAGGGAGCGTATCTGGTGACGGTGAAAACCAATGATAACAAAACAGTGAGTGCTAAATTGATTAAGAAATAA